In the Muricauda sp. MAR_2010_75 genome, one interval contains:
- a CDS encoding ABC-F family ATP-binding cassette domain-containing protein, with protein MLSVSNLSVQFGKRVLFDEVNVSFTDGNCYGIIGANGAGKSTFLKILSGQLDPTSGHVHLEPGKRMSILEQNHNAYDEFTVLESVVMGNKPLYKIKKQIDALYADYSDENAEKIGELQVEFEEMNGWNADSDAAALLSNLGITEDLHYTTMADMDSKLKVRVLLAQALFGNPDVLIMDEPTNDLDYETINWLENFLANYENTVIVVSHDRHFLDAVCTHIADIDFGKINLYSGNYTFWYESSQLAARQRAQQNKKAEEKAKELNEFIQRFSANVAKSKQATSRKKMLDKLKVEDIKPSSRRYPAIIFDREREAGDQILNVEKLSATSEDGDVLFQNVNINLAKGDKVAILSKDSRATTAFYDIIAGKTKADSGSYQWGVTTTQSYLPADNSDFFKEDINLVDWLRQWAKTEEEREEVYIRGFLGKMLFSGEEALKKCTVLSGGEKVRCMLSRMMMLRANVLLLDEPTNHLDLESITAFNNSLKNFKGTILLTTHDHEFVHTVANRIIELTPKGTIDRYLTFDDYMSDKSIKEQREKMYAVPV; from the coding sequence ATGTTATCAGTATCCAATTTATCCGTACAGTTTGGAAAACGCGTATTGTTCGATGAAGTAAACGTAAGCTTTACCGATGGAAATTGCTATGGTATCATTGGGGCCAATGGTGCTGGGAAATCCACTTTTTTGAAGATTTTGTCAGGGCAGTTGGACCCTACATCGGGGCATGTTCATCTGGAACCGGGAAAACGTATGTCCATTTTGGAGCAGAACCACAACGCGTATGACGAATTTACGGTATTGGAGTCTGTGGTGATGGGAAACAAGCCCTTGTATAAAATCAAAAAGCAGATAGATGCCCTTTATGCCGATTACTCGGATGAAAATGCGGAGAAGATAGGGGAGTTGCAGGTAGAGTTCGAGGAAATGAACGGTTGGAATGCAGACAGTGATGCCGCCGCACTTTTATCAAACTTGGGGATTACTGAAGATTTGCATTACACCACCATGGCCGACATGGACTCTAAATTAAAAGTACGGGTGTTGTTGGCCCAGGCTTTGTTCGGAAACCCTGATGTACTGATCATGGATGAGCCTACCAACGATTTGGACTACGAGACCATCAATTGGTTGGAGAACTTTTTGGCCAATTATGAAAATACCGTAATTGTGGTTTCCCACGATAGACACTTTTTGGACGCTGTTTGTACCCACATTGCCGATATCGATTTTGGAAAAATCAATCTGTACTCAGGAAACTACACATTTTGGTACGAGAGTAGCCAGTTGGCGGCCCGACAGAGAGCGCAACAGAACAAGAAAGCTGAAGAAAAGGCCAAAGAGCTCAATGAATTTATTCAACGATTTAGCGCCAACGTGGCCAAAAGCAAGCAGGCTACTTCCCGAAAGAAGATGTTGGATAAACTGAAGGTGGAGGACATTAAACCTTCTAGCCGAAGGTATCCAGCTATCATTTTTGACCGTGAACGTGAAGCGGGAGATCAAATCCTGAATGTGGAGAAACTTTCCGCCACCTCCGAAGATGGGGATGTGCTGTTTCAAAATGTGAACATCAATTTGGCAAAAGGCGATAAAGTGGCCATTCTTTCCAAAGATTCTAGAGCTACAACTGCATTTTACGATATTATAGCGGGAAAAACCAAGGCTGATTCCGGTTCGTACCAGTGGGGCGTGACCACTACACAGTCCTATTTGCCTGCGGACAACTCCGATTTTTTCAAAGAGGACATTAATTTGGTGGACTGGTTGCGCCAATGGGCAAAGACCGAGGAGGAACGCGAAGAGGTCTACATCCGCGGATTTCTGGGAAAAATGTTGTTCAGTGGGGAAGAGGCTTTGAAAAAATGCACCGTACTCTCCGGTGGAGAAAAAGTCCGTTGCATGCTGAGCCGTATGATGATGCTTCGGGCCAATGTGTTGTTATTGGATGAACCCACCAACCATTTGGACCTGGAAAGCATTACGGCCTTCAACAATTCCTTGAAAAACTTTAAAGGCACCATTCTATTGACCACCCACGATCACGAGTTTGTGCATACCGTGGCCAATAGAATCATAGAATTGACCCCAAAAGGCACCATTGACCGTTACTTGACCTTTGACGACTACATGTCTGATAAGTCCATTAAAGAGCAACGGGAAAAAATGTACGCCGTTCCGGTCTAG
- a CDS encoding fasciclin domain-containing protein encodes MKAPLATILLCLFFTASTSIYSQSTGSSSSPITQSTIGTDHHKILSAAVEATQLDDVLENAGPFTIFAPSDAAFERFSSEKMNQLINSQDKSALKSLVAYHIVAGHLTASRILRAMCRGNGKASFTTIQGKKLLAHLDGYDIVLTDPIGNTARITTADVNQRNTVIHEIDSVILPVQM; translated from the coding sequence ATGAAAGCCCCCCTTGCTACAATTTTGCTCTGCCTTTTTTTTACTGCTAGCACATCAATATATTCACAAAGTACCGGTTCATCCAGTTCTCCCATAACCCAGAGCACAATAGGTACAGACCACCATAAAATTCTTTCTGCCGCCGTTGAAGCCACTCAATTGGATGATGTTCTCGAGAACGCAGGACCATTTACAATCTTTGCACCTTCGGATGCGGCTTTCGAGCGGTTTTCAAGCGAGAAAATGAATCAGTTGATCAACTCGCAGGACAAAAGCGCGTTGAAGTCGTTGGTGGCATACCATATTGTGGCAGGACATTTAACGGCTTCCCGAATTTTACGTGCCATGTGCAGGGGCAATGGAAAAGCTAGTTTTACCACTATTCAAGGGAAAAAATTATTGGCACATTTGGATGGTTATGACATTGTTTTAACCGACCCTATAGGAAATACAGCCCGAATCACTACGGCTGATGTCAACCAAAGAAACACGGTCATCCATGAAATTGACAGCGTGATTCTTCCCGTTCAAATGTGA